The Streptomyces sp. NBC_00435 nucleotide sequence GGTCAGCGCCGCGATACCGGACAGCTCGGCCGCGACCTGCTCCTCGGTGCCGTGGACGTGTCCCGTGAGGGCGGCCTCGTACAGCTCCCGCTCCTTGGGGGTCATGGCGAGGGCCTCGATCTGCTCGGCCGGGCGCAGCGGCGGAAAGCTCCCCCGGGTGCGGGAGTACGCGACTGCCCAGGCCTCCGGCACCAGGATCCGGCGGGCGGCCCCGGCGGTGGCGGCCACCGCGACCGTCCCGGAGACCACGACATACGGCTCGGCGCCCCACCGGGAGGGCCGGAACTCCTCCCGGTACGCCGCGACGATCTCCGCGACCCGCGCGCGGGCCCGCAGGTCCCCGACCACCAGCGGCAGCCCGGCGCGGGCCGCGATGCCGGCCCCGTCGCCGGTGGCGAGCACGTACGGCGGGATCCGCAGCCCCTCCGCCGGGCGGGCGTGCACCTCGGGATGTGCCCGTTGGGAGCCGTCGAGCCAGCCCAGGAGCTCCGCGAGCTGCTCCTCGAACCGGTCGGCGTCACCGGTGCCCCGGCCGAGCGCGCGGCGGATCCCGCCGGTGAAGCCGACCGAGCGGCCGAGCCCCATGTCGATGCGGCCGGGGAAGAGCGACTCCAGGACCCCGAACTGCTCCGCGACGACCAGCGGCTGGTGGTTGGGCAGCATCACGCCGCCGGTGCCGACGCGGATCCGGCCGGTCGCCCCGGCGACGGCGGCGGCCAGCACGGTGGGCGCGGACCCGGCGACGCCGGGCACGCTGTGGTGCTCGGAGACCCAGAACCGGTGGTAGCCGAGCCGCTCGGCGGCGCGCGCGAGCTCCACGGTGTCCCGCAGGGCCTGCGGGGCGGGGTGCCCCTCGCGGGTGCGGGACCGGTCGAGTATCGAGATTTTGCTGATCACACAGGGGTCAACGCGCGGGGGCCGCCAACATTTCCCGGGGCCTCCAGGGGGCCGGTGGGGGTGGTCCGGCAGCTCGCCCGGCCCGGCCTCCGATCGGGGCCGGTCGGCTGGCCCGACCGGACGTCCCGCGTCCGTCCGGCCGTCGTC carries:
- a CDS encoding LLM class flavin-dependent oxidoreductase, giving the protein MISKISILDRSRTREGHPAPQALRDTVELARAAERLGYHRFWVSEHHSVPGVAGSAPTVLAAAVAGATGRIRVGTGGVMLPNHQPLVVAEQFGVLESLFPGRIDMGLGRSVGFTGGIRRALGRGTGDADRFEEQLAELLGWLDGSQRAHPEVHARPAEGLRIPPYVLATGDGAGIAARAGLPLVVGDLRARARVAEIVAAYREEFRPSRWGAEPYVVVSGTVAVAATAGAARRILVPEAWAVAYSRTRGSFPPLRPAEQIEALAMTPKERELYEAALTGHVHGTEEQVAAELSGIAALTGADELLVTTSTYDRTALLDSFGRLAHLAGLSGGLSGPAGLSGLAGQPARSGH